From Syngnathus typhle isolate RoL2023-S1 ecotype Sweden linkage group LG13, RoL_Styp_1.0, whole genome shotgun sequence, a single genomic window includes:
- the rabggtb gene encoding geranylgeranyl transferase type-2 subunit beta, protein MGTQIKDVFISPDAPHTLLLDKHADYIVAYGSKKDDYEYTLSEYLRMSGIYWGLTVMDLMHQLPRMNRQEIIDFIKECQHQCGGVGASIGHDPHLLYTLSAVQILCLYDSVDSLDVDKIVEYVQGLQQDDGSFAGDKWGEIDTRFSFCAVATLSLLGKMDAINVEKAVEFVLSCMNFDGGFGCRPGSESHAGQIYCCTGFLSLTGQLHQLNADLLGWWLCERQLPSGGLNGRPEKLPDVCYSWWVLASLRIIGKIHWIDKDKLRTFILACQDEETGGFADRPGDMVDPFHTLFGIAGLSLLGDEKIKAVNPVLCMPEDVLQKLGLKPELLS, encoded by the exons ATG GGTACTCAAATAAAAGACGTCTTCATTAGCCCTGACGCTCCCCACACGCTCCTGCTGGACAAACATGCAGACTACATCGTTGCTTATGGCTCCAAAAAGGATGACTAT GAGTACACACTGTCCGAATACCTGCGCATGAGCGGCATCTACTGGGGTCTGACGGTCATGGACCTGATGCATCAGCTGCCACGCATGAACCGCCAGGAGATCATAGACTTCATCAAGGAGTGTCAGCACCAGTGCGGTGGCGTCGGCGCCAGCATCGGCCACGACCCACACCTGCTCTACACGCTCAGCGCCGTGCAG ATTCTGTGCTTGTACGACAGCGTGGACTCACTGGACGTGGACAAAATTGTGGAGTATGTCCAAGGGCTGCAGCAGGACGACGGATCATTTGCTGGAGATAAGTGGG GTGAAATTGACACAAGATTCTCCTTCTGCGCAGTGGCCACCCTTTCATTGCTG GGAAAGATGGATGCCATCAACGTGGAGAAGGCGGTGGAGTTTGTCTTGTCCTGTATGAACTTTGACGGTGGTTTCGGATGCAGGCCCGGGTCCGAGTCGCATGCCGGTCAG ATTTACTGCTGCACGGGCTTCCTCTCGCTGACGGGCCAGCTGCATCAGCTCAACGCCGACCTATTGGGCTGGTGGCTCTGCGAGAGGCAGCTGCCGTCAGGCGGCCTCAATGGGCGTCCTGAGAAG CTTCCGGACGTCTGCTACTCCTGGTGGGTTCTGGCGTCTCTCCGGATCATCGGCAAGATCCACTGGATCGACAAGGACAAGCTGCGCACTTTCATCCTGGCCTGTCAGGACGAGGAGACGGGAGGCTTCGCCGACCGGCCGGGAGATATG GTGGACCCTTTCCACACTCTGTTTGGTATCGCCGGGCTCTCCCTGCTGGGGGACGAGAAGATCAAGGCGGTCAATCCTGTGCTGTGCATGCCCGAGGACGTCCTGCAGAAGCTCGGCCTGAAGCCGGAGCTCCTCAGCTAA
- the st6galnac3 gene encoding alpha-N-acetylgalactosaminide alpha-2,6-sialyltransferase 3 → MAWIWKRKSVIATGLVAAVSLFLVAVHLAEKPYFPWQPALGEALGSHWAPSKPPYQAFKPHPGYVSIPKQEPLKLKCELCSVVSSSGQMLGQAAGGLIERSPCIWRMNNAPTRGFERDVGRRTTLRVVSHTSVPLLLQRPQHFFGQNNQTLYVVWGPLRNMRTDGKGVVYNMLRKAADNYPQARIYATTDDRMNYCDMVFKKETGKDRIQSGSYLSTGWFTLILAMDMCKEIHVYGMINDTYCK, encoded by the exons ATGGCCTGGATTTGGAAG AGAAAGTCGGTGATCGCCACGGGACTGGTGGCGGCCGTGTCGCTCTTCCTGGTGGCCGTCCACCTGGCCGAGAAGCCCTACTTCCCGTGGCAGCCCGCATTAGGCGAGGCATTGGGCAGCCACTGGGCGCCATCCAAGCCACCGTACCAGGCTTTCAAACCTCATCCAGGATACGTCAGCAtccccaaacaggaa CCCTTGAAGCTCAAGTGCGAGCTGTGCAGCGTGGTGTCCAGCTCGGGCCAGATGCTGGGCCAGGCGGCCGGGGGGCTCATCGAGCGCTCGCCGTGCATCTGGCGAATGAACAACGCGCCCACGCGGGGCTTTGAGCGCGACGTGGGCCGGCGCACCACGCTGCGGGTGGTGTCGCACACCAgcgtgccgctgctgctgcagaGGCCGCAGCACTTCTTTGGGCAAAACAACCAGACGCTCTACGTGGTGTGGGGCCCGCTGCGCAACATGCGCACCGACGGCAAGGGAGTGGTGTACAACATGTTGCGCAAGGCGGCCGACAACTACCCGCAGGCGCGCATCTACGCCACCACCGATGACAGGATGAATTATTGCGACATGGTCTTCAAGAAGGAGACGGGCAAGGACAG GATCCAGTCGGGGTCGTACCTCAGCACAGGCTGGTTCACGCTCATCCTCGCCATGGACATGTGCAAAGAGATCCACGTCTACGGCATGATCAACGACACCTACTGCAAGTAA
- the st6galnac5a gene encoding alpha-N-acetylgalactosaminide alpha-2,6-sialyltransferase 5 isoform X3 has translation MKTPLRHAAAVLLVLLLCASLFLVYNGSFHSIVRDANDTRTPERPLRPTGVSLGPARPHRPALQGYSSIVDHKPLKMHCRTCALVTSSGHLIGGGRGDEIDRAECVLRMNDAPAAGEYASDVGRRTSLRVIAHSSMQRVLRGRNHLLNASQDAVFIFWGPSSYMRRDGKGLVYNNLRLMSQVLPALKVYIISWQKMLQFDELFKRETGKDRRISKSWLSTGWFTMTIALELCDRINVYGMVSPDFCSRDPEQPSVPYHYYEPRGPDECAMYISHERGRRGSHHRFITEKRVFADWARTFDIRFYQPDWSPPPANGTVDGRGSRQGTPNGSGRQEPTRRPGKERELTLTPDDLILIDAC, from the exons ATGAAGACACCGCTG CGCCATGCCGCTGCCGTGCTTCTCGTGCTGCTGCTGTGCGCCAGCCTCTTCCTGGTCTACAACGGCAGCTTCCACAGCATCGTCCGGGATGCCAATGACACGCGAACGCCCGAGCGGCCGTTACGGCCCACCGGCGTCTCTTTGGGCCCGGCCCGGCCTCACCGGCCGGCCCTCCAGGGCTACAGCAGCATCGTGGACCACAAG CCGCTGAAGATGCACTGCCGGACGTGCGCCCTGGTCACCAGCTCGGGCCACCTGATCGGCGGCGGGCGCGGTGACGAGATCGACCGGGCCGAGTGCGTGCTCCGCATGAACGACGCGCCGGCGGCGGGGGAGTACGCGTCGGACGTGGGGCGCCGCACGTCCCTGCGCGTCATCGCCCACTCCAGCATGCAACGCGTGCTGAGGGGTCGCAACCATCTGCTTAATGCCAGCCAGGACGCCGTTTTCATCTTCTGGGGACCCAGTAGCTACATGCGGCGAGACGGCAAGGGCCTGGTGTACAACAACTTGCGGCTCATGAGCCAGGTGCTTCCTGCGCTCAAAGTCTACATCATCTCCTGGCAGAAGATGTTGCAGTTTGACGAGCTCTTCAAGAGAGAAACGGGCAAGGACAG GAGGATATCCAAGTCGTGGCTGAGCACCGGCTGGTTCACGATGACCATCGCCCTGGAGCTCTGCGATCGGATCAACGTGTACGGCATGGTCTCGCCCGACTTCTGCAG CAGGGATCCGGAGCAGCCTTCGGTGCCCTACCACTACTACgagccgcggggccccgacgagtgcgccatgtacatATCGCACGAGCGCGGCCGACGGGGCAGTCACCACCGCTTCATCACGGAGAAGCGGGTCTTTGCCGACTGGGCGCGGACGTTCGACATCCGCTTCTACCAGCCCGACTGGAGCCCTCCGCCGGCTAACGGCACCGTGGACGGACGGGGGAGTCGCCAAGGAACGCCAAACGGGAGCGGACGGCAAGAGCCGACCCGCCGCCCAGGGAAGGAACGCGAGCTGACTTTGACGCCAGACGACTTGATCCTGATTGACGCTTGTTGA
- the st6galnac5a gene encoding alpha-N-acetylgalactosaminide alpha-2,6-sialyltransferase 5 isoform X2, with amino-acid sequence MKTPLVKRHAAAVLLVLLLCASLFLVYNGSFHSIVRDANDTRTPERPLRPTGVSLGPARPHRPALQGYSSIVDHKPLKMHCRTCALVTSSGHLIGGGRGDEIDRAECVLRMNDAPAAGEYASDVGRRTSLRVIAHSSMQRVLRGRNHLLNASQDAVFIFWGPSSYMRRDGKGLVYNNLRLMSQVLPALKVYIISWQKMLQFDELFKRETGKDRRISKSWLSTGWFTMTIALELCDRINVYGMVSPDFCRDPEQPSVPYHYYEPRGPDECAMYISHERGRRGSHHRFITEKRVFADWARTFDIRFYQPDWSPPPANGTVDGRGSRQGTPNGSGRQEPTRRPGKERELTLTPDDLILIDAC; translated from the exons ATGAAGACACCGCTGGTAAAg CGCCATGCCGCTGCCGTGCTTCTCGTGCTGCTGCTGTGCGCCAGCCTCTTCCTGGTCTACAACGGCAGCTTCCACAGCATCGTCCGGGATGCCAATGACACGCGAACGCCCGAGCGGCCGTTACGGCCCACCGGCGTCTCTTTGGGCCCGGCCCGGCCTCACCGGCCGGCCCTCCAGGGCTACAGCAGCATCGTGGACCACAAG CCGCTGAAGATGCACTGCCGGACGTGCGCCCTGGTCACCAGCTCGGGCCACCTGATCGGCGGCGGGCGCGGTGACGAGATCGACCGGGCCGAGTGCGTGCTCCGCATGAACGACGCGCCGGCGGCGGGGGAGTACGCGTCGGACGTGGGGCGCCGCACGTCCCTGCGCGTCATCGCCCACTCCAGCATGCAACGCGTGCTGAGGGGTCGCAACCATCTGCTTAATGCCAGCCAGGACGCCGTTTTCATCTTCTGGGGACCCAGTAGCTACATGCGGCGAGACGGCAAGGGCCTGGTGTACAACAACTTGCGGCTCATGAGCCAGGTGCTTCCTGCGCTCAAAGTCTACATCATCTCCTGGCAGAAGATGTTGCAGTTTGACGAGCTCTTCAAGAGAGAAACGGGCAAGGACAG GAGGATATCCAAGTCGTGGCTGAGCACCGGCTGGTTCACGATGACCATCGCCCTGGAGCTCTGCGATCGGATCAACGTGTACGGCATGGTCTCGCCCGACTTCTGCAG GGATCCGGAGCAGCCTTCGGTGCCCTACCACTACTACgagccgcggggccccgacgagtgcgccatgtacatATCGCACGAGCGCGGCCGACGGGGCAGTCACCACCGCTTCATCACGGAGAAGCGGGTCTTTGCCGACTGGGCGCGGACGTTCGACATCCGCTTCTACCAGCCCGACTGGAGCCCTCCGCCGGCTAACGGCACCGTGGACGGACGGGGGAGTCGCCAAGGAACGCCAAACGGGAGCGGACGGCAAGAGCCGACCCGCCGCCCAGGGAAGGAACGCGAGCTGACTTTGACGCCAGACGACTTGATCCTGATTGACGCTTGTTGA
- the st6galnac5a gene encoding alpha-N-acetylgalactosaminide alpha-2,6-sialyltransferase 5 isoform X1: MKTPLVKRHAAAVLLVLLLCASLFLVYNGSFHSIVRDANDTRTPERPLRPTGVSLGPARPHRPALQGYSSIVDHKPLKMHCRTCALVTSSGHLIGGGRGDEIDRAECVLRMNDAPAAGEYASDVGRRTSLRVIAHSSMQRVLRGRNHLLNASQDAVFIFWGPSSYMRRDGKGLVYNNLRLMSQVLPALKVYIISWQKMLQFDELFKRETGKDRRISKSWLSTGWFTMTIALELCDRINVYGMVSPDFCSRDPEQPSVPYHYYEPRGPDECAMYISHERGRRGSHHRFITEKRVFADWARTFDIRFYQPDWSPPPANGTVDGRGSRQGTPNGSGRQEPTRRPGKERELTLTPDDLILIDAC; the protein is encoded by the exons ATGAAGACACCGCTGGTAAAg CGCCATGCCGCTGCCGTGCTTCTCGTGCTGCTGCTGTGCGCCAGCCTCTTCCTGGTCTACAACGGCAGCTTCCACAGCATCGTCCGGGATGCCAATGACACGCGAACGCCCGAGCGGCCGTTACGGCCCACCGGCGTCTCTTTGGGCCCGGCCCGGCCTCACCGGCCGGCCCTCCAGGGCTACAGCAGCATCGTGGACCACAAG CCGCTGAAGATGCACTGCCGGACGTGCGCCCTGGTCACCAGCTCGGGCCACCTGATCGGCGGCGGGCGCGGTGACGAGATCGACCGGGCCGAGTGCGTGCTCCGCATGAACGACGCGCCGGCGGCGGGGGAGTACGCGTCGGACGTGGGGCGCCGCACGTCCCTGCGCGTCATCGCCCACTCCAGCATGCAACGCGTGCTGAGGGGTCGCAACCATCTGCTTAATGCCAGCCAGGACGCCGTTTTCATCTTCTGGGGACCCAGTAGCTACATGCGGCGAGACGGCAAGGGCCTGGTGTACAACAACTTGCGGCTCATGAGCCAGGTGCTTCCTGCGCTCAAAGTCTACATCATCTCCTGGCAGAAGATGTTGCAGTTTGACGAGCTCTTCAAGAGAGAAACGGGCAAGGACAG GAGGATATCCAAGTCGTGGCTGAGCACCGGCTGGTTCACGATGACCATCGCCCTGGAGCTCTGCGATCGGATCAACGTGTACGGCATGGTCTCGCCCGACTTCTGCAG CAGGGATCCGGAGCAGCCTTCGGTGCCCTACCACTACTACgagccgcggggccccgacgagtgcgccatgtacatATCGCACGAGCGCGGCCGACGGGGCAGTCACCACCGCTTCATCACGGAGAAGCGGGTCTTTGCCGACTGGGCGCGGACGTTCGACATCCGCTTCTACCAGCCCGACTGGAGCCCTCCGCCGGCTAACGGCACCGTGGACGGACGGGGGAGTCGCCAAGGAACGCCAAACGGGAGCGGACGGCAAGAGCCGACCCGCCGCCCAGGGAAGGAACGCGAGCTGACTTTGACGCCAGACGACTTGATCCTGATTGACGCTTGTTGA
- the st6galnac5a gene encoding alpha-N-acetylgalactosaminide alpha-2,6-sialyltransferase 5 isoform X4, whose amino-acid sequence MKTPLRHAAAVLLVLLLCASLFLVYNGSFHSIVRDANDTRTPERPLRPTGVSLGPARPHRPALQGYSSIVDHKPLKMHCRTCALVTSSGHLIGGGRGDEIDRAECVLRMNDAPAAGEYASDVGRRTSLRVIAHSSMQRVLRGRNHLLNASQDAVFIFWGPSSYMRRDGKGLVYNNLRLMSQVLPALKVYIISWQKMLQFDELFKRETGKDRRISKSWLSTGWFTMTIALELCDRINVYGMVSPDFCRDPEQPSVPYHYYEPRGPDECAMYISHERGRRGSHHRFITEKRVFADWARTFDIRFYQPDWSPPPANGTVDGRGSRQGTPNGSGRQEPTRRPGKERELTLTPDDLILIDAC is encoded by the exons ATGAAGACACCGCTG CGCCATGCCGCTGCCGTGCTTCTCGTGCTGCTGCTGTGCGCCAGCCTCTTCCTGGTCTACAACGGCAGCTTCCACAGCATCGTCCGGGATGCCAATGACACGCGAACGCCCGAGCGGCCGTTACGGCCCACCGGCGTCTCTTTGGGCCCGGCCCGGCCTCACCGGCCGGCCCTCCAGGGCTACAGCAGCATCGTGGACCACAAG CCGCTGAAGATGCACTGCCGGACGTGCGCCCTGGTCACCAGCTCGGGCCACCTGATCGGCGGCGGGCGCGGTGACGAGATCGACCGGGCCGAGTGCGTGCTCCGCATGAACGACGCGCCGGCGGCGGGGGAGTACGCGTCGGACGTGGGGCGCCGCACGTCCCTGCGCGTCATCGCCCACTCCAGCATGCAACGCGTGCTGAGGGGTCGCAACCATCTGCTTAATGCCAGCCAGGACGCCGTTTTCATCTTCTGGGGACCCAGTAGCTACATGCGGCGAGACGGCAAGGGCCTGGTGTACAACAACTTGCGGCTCATGAGCCAGGTGCTTCCTGCGCTCAAAGTCTACATCATCTCCTGGCAGAAGATGTTGCAGTTTGACGAGCTCTTCAAGAGAGAAACGGGCAAGGACAG GAGGATATCCAAGTCGTGGCTGAGCACCGGCTGGTTCACGATGACCATCGCCCTGGAGCTCTGCGATCGGATCAACGTGTACGGCATGGTCTCGCCCGACTTCTGCAG GGATCCGGAGCAGCCTTCGGTGCCCTACCACTACTACgagccgcggggccccgacgagtgcgccatgtacatATCGCACGAGCGCGGCCGACGGGGCAGTCACCACCGCTTCATCACGGAGAAGCGGGTCTTTGCCGACTGGGCGCGGACGTTCGACATCCGCTTCTACCAGCCCGACTGGAGCCCTCCGCCGGCTAACGGCACCGTGGACGGACGGGGGAGTCGCCAAGGAACGCCAAACGGGAGCGGACGGCAAGAGCCGACCCGCCGCCCAGGGAAGGAACGCGAGCTGACTTTGACGCCAGACGACTTGATCCTGATTGACGCTTGTTGA